A single genomic interval of Chitinophaga sp. 180180018-3 harbors:
- a CDS encoding SusC/RagA family TonB-linked outer membrane protein — MKLTGLLTLVFTLNLSAKSFSQSVTIRGKHLPLYDVFSSISRQTGYEFVYDEKLLAKAPPVNLNMNQASLAEVLNACLNNKLFAYNIVDKTIVISPKTETTPAAAQAAPIQGKVTDANGQPLIGVSIQVKGTTRGAVTNANGGFSITANPGEILIISFIGYETKSITIGSDTNLHITLATQDAQLGPVVVTALGVKRSEKSITYSTQQLDGLELTKAKDPNLINSLNGKVAGLTISSSSSGVGGSAKVILRGSKSGAGSNQALYVIDGVPMNNAITNQPGSIFGGSNSYDGGDPISNLNPEDIESISVLKGASAAALYGSQGANGVIIVTTKSGKAGNTTVNLSSGFTLSQAAYKPSFQSNYGQSDDTKSRSWGNKINGAGGTDNLSKFFQNGTNFTNAVSLSAGNEKAQTYFSYANTSARGLEPGNKLGRHNLSFKETGHFLNDKLTASADVNYMTQKIDNTPMAGFYFNPLTGLYLFPRGLDITPYKNQFEVPDPSRNFLMVQNWPFLDDVQQNPWWIINRNTNSLSRNRILANASLKYDLTKWLNVLARGSIDRMNDIYDQKIYAGTQSTLASPNGGYNNTNNTTTQQYGDLTVNFNIPAKDFRFTGLVGTSINDAKTKGIYLVSGQDGLYLPNIFTLQNFKSLNASASGSTQEKHAQTQSVFGSVNISYKDWLYLDLTGRNDWSSNLAFTNQLSYFYPSVGLNVILTQLLKMPSAITFAKVRGSYAEVGNSPLAYQSLAPDNYLGTNGAIKRNAIAPFRTLKPEKTKSLELGTEWRFFDSRLSVDLTYYKTNTINQTMQIMASWAALYDSYFINAGNIQNQGVEAMIRYDVLRDSKLKWTTGLNYAVNDNRIISLSPQVSFFSLTGNGTGANYASQFKVGGSFGDIYGFDLKHDAQGRVMFKDGAPLLESGQMTYLGNANTKWQLGWNNNLSFDNFNLSFLIDGKFGGQAMSITQSMMDAYGVSAASGQARDAGGVKVNGVDENGNAVTTADARKWYEVVGGRTGASAQYMYSATTVRLRELSLGYNIPLKSQVVKALRATFSGRNLIYFSKKAPFDPEQTMSTANGLGGIDAFMLPAARSYGLTLNATF, encoded by the coding sequence ATGAAATTAACTGGATTGCTGACACTTGTCTTTACTCTTAACCTAAGCGCTAAATCGTTTTCCCAATCTGTCACGATCAGGGGAAAACACCTGCCTCTGTACGATGTATTCAGCAGCATCAGCAGGCAAACCGGCTATGAATTCGTCTATGACGAAAAACTCCTGGCAAAGGCGCCACCGGTAAACCTGAACATGAATCAGGCTTCCCTTGCGGAGGTATTGAATGCCTGCCTGAATAATAAACTCTTTGCCTACAACATCGTTGATAAAACGATCGTCATCAGCCCAAAGACGGAAACCACGCCAGCAGCAGCGCAGGCCGCTCCCATTCAGGGAAAGGTGACCGATGCCAACGGTCAGCCACTCATCGGCGTTTCCATCCAGGTGAAGGGAACTACCCGGGGTGCGGTTACCAATGCCAACGGCGGATTCAGTATCACCGCCAATCCCGGCGAAATACTCATCATCAGCTTCATCGGCTATGAAACCAAAAGCATTACAATCGGTAGTGACACGAACCTCCACATCACCCTTGCTACACAGGATGCTCAACTGGGGCCGGTAGTAGTAACCGCACTCGGTGTGAAGCGTAGTGAGAAATCTATTACTTACTCTACTCAGCAACTGGATGGCCTGGAACTGACTAAAGCCAAAGATCCAAACCTGATCAATTCATTGAACGGTAAGGTGGCAGGGTTAACGATTTCCTCCAGCAGCTCCGGTGTAGGTGGTTCTGCTAAAGTAATACTTCGTGGTAGCAAGTCCGGCGCCGGTAGCAACCAGGCCCTGTATGTAATTGACGGAGTTCCCATGAATAACGCTATTACCAACCAACCCGGGAGCATCTTCGGAGGTAGTAACTCTTACGATGGAGGCGACCCGATCTCCAACCTGAACCCGGAAGACATCGAAAGTATTTCTGTGCTGAAAGGAGCTTCTGCAGCAGCTTTATACGGTAGCCAGGGGGCAAACGGCGTGATCATCGTTACCACCAAAAGTGGTAAAGCGGGTAACACAACCGTTAACTTATCTTCTGGCTTTACTTTAAGTCAGGCGGCATACAAACCCTCTTTTCAGAGTAATTACGGCCAGTCAGATGATACCAAGAGCAGAAGCTGGGGCAATAAAATCAATGGCGCCGGTGGTACTGACAACCTCTCCAAATTCTTCCAGAATGGTACGAATTTTACTAATGCTGTCAGCCTTTCTGCTGGTAACGAAAAAGCGCAGACTTATTTTTCATATGCCAATACCTCTGCAAGAGGGCTTGAGCCGGGAAATAAACTGGGACGTCATAACCTGAGTTTCAAGGAAACCGGCCATTTTCTGAATGATAAACTCACTGCCTCCGCGGATGTGAACTATATGACGCAGAAAATTGACAACACGCCAATGGCTGGGTTCTATTTCAATCCACTGACTGGATTATATCTCTTCCCCCGTGGTCTGGATATCACTCCTTACAAGAATCAATTTGAAGTACCTGATCCATCCAGGAACTTCCTGATGGTGCAGAACTGGCCATTCCTGGACGATGTACAACAAAATCCCTGGTGGATTATCAACCGCAATACCAACTCTCTTTCCAGAAACAGAATACTCGCTAATGCCAGCCTTAAATACGATCTGACCAAATGGCTGAACGTACTGGCAAGAGGAAGCATTGATCGTATGAACGACATTTATGATCAGAAGATCTATGCTGGTACACAGTCTACGTTAGCATCTCCTAACGGTGGTTATAATAACACTAACAATACTACTACACAACAATACGGCGACCTGACAGTCAATTTCAATATACCGGCAAAGGATTTCCGCTTCACCGGTCTTGTTGGTACCAGTATCAATGATGCAAAAACAAAAGGTATTTATCTGGTTTCCGGACAAGACGGACTGTATTTGCCAAACATCTTCACGCTTCAGAACTTCAAATCGCTGAATGCCTCCGCCTCTGGTTCTACACAGGAAAAGCACGCCCAAACACAGTCTGTTTTCGGGAGTGTGAATATCTCCTATAAAGATTGGCTTTACCTGGATCTGACCGGGCGTAACGACTGGTCTTCCAACCTGGCATTCACCAATCAGCTCTCTTATTTCTATCCATCTGTTGGTTTGAACGTGATACTGACGCAGCTGCTCAAAATGCCTTCTGCCATTACATTTGCTAAGGTAAGAGGATCATACGCGGAAGTGGGAAATTCCCCGCTGGCCTATCAAAGCCTTGCACCAGACAACTACCTGGGTACAAACGGCGCCATAAAAAGGAATGCTATAGCACCGTTCCGTACTTTAAAACCTGAAAAAACCAAATCACTGGAATTAGGTACAGAATGGCGTTTCTTCGACAGCAGGCTGAGTGTTGATCTTACCTACTATAAAACCAACACCATCAACCAAACGATGCAGATCATGGCATCATGGGCAGCACTGTACGACAGCTATTTCATCAACGCAGGAAATATTCAGAACCAGGGGGTAGAAGCGATGATTCGTTACGACGTGCTGAGGGACAGTAAACTAAAATGGACTACTGGTTTGAATTATGCAGTGAATGATAACAGGATCATTTCTCTGTCGCCACAGGTATCATTCTTTAGCCTTACAGGTAACGGCACCGGTGCTAACTATGCGTCACAATTCAAAGTGGGAGGCTCATTTGGTGATATTTATGGCTTTGATTTAAAACATGATGCCCAGGGCAGAGTAATGTTCAAAGACGGTGCACCACTGCTGGAAAGCGGACAGATGACCTACCTCGGCAATGCCAATACCAAATGGCAATTAGGATGGAACAATAATCTTTCGTTTGATAATTTCAATCTCTCTTTCCTGATCGATGGAAAATTCGGTGGACAGGCCATGTCTATTACCCAATCCATGATGGATGCTTATGGCGTTTCTGCTGCCAGCGGCCAGGCCAGGGATGCAGGTGGTGTGAAAGTAAATGGGGTAGATGAAAATGGTAATGCGGTAACTACAGCGGATGCAAGAAAATGGTACGAAGTAGTAGGCGGCAGAACCGGCGCCTCCGCTCAGTACATGTATAGCGCTACTACTGTACGTCTGAGAGAACTTTCCCTTGGTTACAATATTCCGCTAAAAAGCCAGGTAGTTAAAGCATTGAGGGCAACTTTTTCGGGCCGCAACCTGATCTACTTCTCAAAGAAAGCACCGTTCGACCCTGAGCAAACAATGTCTACCGCCAATGGTCTGGGTGGAATTGATGCATTCATGTTACCCGCTGCGCGCAGTTATGGTTTAACCCTGAATGCTACTTTCTAA
- a CDS encoding ATP-grasp domain-containing protein, which produces MQSRYSGIQWVVQRNVTHSTDLEKLKQSCETRGIYFQGIEVIPFSTTLPDFDVSRKSIFYGSTTFNKLIAEEEKLRSGLFFDSEKFSISNYFRHWGRHMLNYGAEVTTFKELMSRDEDPKKLLFVRPDDDSKSFSGETRSFGEIAEWYEQLKTIENSGLSLDSPIVVSSPWQIRYEWRLWMVAGRVVTASKYRTDFRLTKERGCPAEVAAFAEARCREYQPHEVFVMDVCLCGDELFIVECGCMNAAGFYQADIDVIVLSVSDWYADNFS; this is translated from the coding sequence ATGCAGAGTAGGTATTCCGGTATACAGTGGGTTGTTCAGCGGAACGTTACCCATTCCACTGATTTGGAAAAATTGAAACAATCCTGTGAAACAAGGGGAATTTATTTTCAGGGAATAGAGGTTATTCCATTTTCGACAACCCTGCCTGATTTTGATGTTAGCAGGAAAAGTATTTTTTATGGTTCAACTACGTTTAACAAACTGATAGCTGAAGAGGAAAAATTGAGATCCGGTCTGTTTTTTGATTCAGAGAAGTTTTCGATAAGTAACTACTTCAGGCATTGGGGCAGGCATATGCTTAATTACGGTGCTGAGGTGACTACATTCAAAGAGTTGATGAGCAGGGATGAGGACCCGAAGAAGCTTTTGTTTGTCAGGCCCGATGACGACAGTAAATCATTTTCCGGTGAAACCAGATCTTTCGGGGAGATTGCGGAATGGTATGAACAACTGAAGACAATCGAAAACAGCGGCCTTTCGCTGGATAGCCCTATCGTGGTTTCCTCCCCGTGGCAGATCAGATACGAATGGCGGCTATGGATGGTAGCCGGCAGGGTGGTGACAGCATCTAAGTATCGCACAGATTTCAGATTGACGAAGGAACGGGGATGTCCGGCGGAAGTAGCAGCATTTGCAGAAGCCCGTTGCAGGGAATACCAGCCACATGAAGTATTTGTGATGGATGTTTGTCTTTGTGGTGATGAATTATTCATCGTAGAATGTGGTTGTATGAATGCCGCAGGATTTTACCAAGCGGATATTGATGTGATCGTATTATCAGTTTCAGACTGGTATGCAGATAACTTTTCCTGA
- a CDS encoding sigma-70 family RNA polymerase sigma factor: MSNTSLPDERELLLQLAAGDEYAYTILFRHYSRQIFDVAMLYLKDKGLAKEIVQEVFMKIWVKRADMLQVKHFKDYLFILTRNHIYDGFRKQMVRLKVYDLHIQSQPAIQDDTDHKLLEREYDAILDKAVACLPPERKKVYLARKQGWSNEEISLQLNISVNTVKKQMSLALHTVRAFVKARLQNDIIPILLLIITFRK; encoded by the coding sequence TTGTCGAACACTTCCTTACCAGACGAACGTGAATTGCTCCTCCAGCTTGCCGCTGGTGACGAGTATGCGTACACCATCCTGTTCAGGCACTACAGCCGGCAGATCTTCGATGTGGCCATGCTTTACCTGAAAGACAAAGGCCTCGCAAAAGAAATTGTACAGGAAGTGTTTATGAAGATATGGGTTAAGAGGGCTGATATGTTGCAGGTAAAGCATTTCAAAGACTATCTCTTTATTCTCACAAGGAATCATATTTATGATGGTTTCAGAAAGCAAATGGTGAGGCTGAAAGTCTATGACCTGCATATTCAAAGCCAGCCCGCCATTCAGGACGATACCGATCACAAACTGCTGGAACGGGAATACGATGCTATTCTTGATAAGGCAGTAGCCTGCCTTCCGCCTGAACGCAAAAAAGTTTACCTGGCCCGGAAACAAGGCTGGAGCAATGAGGAAATTTCCCTGCAACTGAATATCTCTGTTAACACCGTAAAAAAGCAAATGAGCCTGGCCCTACACACAGTAAGAGCTTTTGTAAAAGCCCGGCTTCAGAACGACATTATTCCTATCTTATTGTTAATCATTACTTTCCGAAAATAA
- a CDS encoding DinB family protein, which translates to MATEYWMSGPVENIPALLQPVAHTLLQANAEIHEMMRNFPVQQLWEKPAGVASPGFHLQHVSGVIDRLFTYARAEQLSEAQFAALKAEGTPTGGLQELLDHFDEQVHKALVQLSATREDTLTEFRGVGRKQLPSTVMGLLFHAAEHTMRHTGQLLVTIRQLQAEKQ; encoded by the coding sequence ATGGCAACGGAATACTGGATGAGCGGGCCGGTAGAAAACATCCCGGCGCTGCTGCAGCCTGTAGCACATACCCTGTTGCAGGCAAATGCAGAAATACATGAAATGATGCGTAACTTTCCCGTGCAGCAGCTGTGGGAGAAACCTGCGGGAGTGGCCTCTCCGGGGTTTCATCTGCAACACGTCAGTGGCGTGATAGACCGGCTTTTCACGTATGCGCGGGCTGAGCAACTGAGTGAGGCTCAATTTGCAGCGTTGAAAGCCGAAGGAACGCCAACAGGCGGGCTGCAGGAATTACTGGATCATTTCGACGAACAGGTTCACAAGGCACTGGTACAGCTGTCGGCCACCAGGGAAGATACATTGACCGAATTCAGGGGCGTAGGCAGGAAACAGCTGCCATCGACCGTAATGGGGTTATTGTTTCACGCAGCAGAACACACCATGCGGCATACCGGACAACTACTGGTCACCATACGGCAGCTACAGGCTGAGAAGCAATAG
- a CDS encoding DUF4240 domain-containing protein yields the protein MNEVRFWQIIEDAWAASPSLLEMRNTVLKTNDAILIEDLTGEIYGTITNNIRDILLGLDKEELTGFNHRMEEILFRIDRKDVHVYTEGSDDGFLYCRCFIVGMGKEYYKMIDENPSRATCDAEAEIVGFIGYMVYKELFGEEFERNSVHCIESCSNAAGWSEEIIK from the coding sequence ATGAATGAAGTTAGATTCTGGCAGATCATTGAGGATGCCTGGGCCGCTTCCCCGTCATTACTCGAAATGCGGAATACAGTATTGAAAACCAATGATGCTATTCTGATTGAAGACCTTACAGGTGAGATATATGGTACCATCACCAATAATATCCGGGATATTTTGCTGGGGCTTGATAAGGAGGAGCTGACAGGATTCAATCACAGGATGGAGGAAATCCTGTTCCGGATCGACAGGAAGGATGTGCATGTTTACACAGAAGGTTCTGATGATGGTTTTCTCTATTGCAGATGTTTTATTGTGGGGATGGGAAAGGAATATTATAAAATGATCGATGAAAATCCATCCAGGGCTACCTGTGATGCGGAAGCGGAAATAGTTGGATTTATTGGTTATATGGTTTACAAAGAACTATTTGGCGAAGAATTTGAAAGGAATAGCGTGCACTGTATTGAATCCTGTTCCAATGCTGCTGGCTGGAGCGAAGAAATAATCAAATAA
- a CDS encoding SusD/RagB family nutrient-binding outer membrane lipoprotein, which translates to MQRHNKSTGYRLGIVAAAFGLLTGMSACTKNFESYNTDNTGVSNGQLGPDFNSVGLFLKTAEMSILNFSGGGDPNSYQVQQNLNADIFSGYFMTPNPFSASNNSNYGLVTGWNGEAFKVGYLNIMAGMVTMQKSGIDKTYPQVWAVAQVVQVAAMSRVTDIYGPIPYSKVGQGLVNVPYDSQEDVYKQFFQQLDAATQTLRAQIQGGKPLPFDFSGFDVVYGGNFTQWLRFANSLRLRLAMHIRFVSSAAALAKSEAEKAMDPANGGLITDNADNMNVKVLGAFKNPLVAIAVNWADIRIGASIQCYLSGYKDPRITRYMDKSTDGTFPAKYQGIRIGSIVDKDKYKTYSSLNVNDGSSPAFSFTTPVQVMTAAEVYFLRAEAAMIGWNNAGGSAQQLYEQGINTSMVQWNVSAPNYITDATSVPDGYTDPKNSANNANSPSSIKIKWDEGASPAEKQERISTQKWIAMFPEGQEAWTEFRRTGYPKMFTVVNNNSGSQQISTTLGVRRLPFPLNEYSTTPQTVNDAIKLLNPQVDLGNTPVWWDTRQ; encoded by the coding sequence ATGCAACGTCATAATAAATCAACAGGTTACAGATTAGGAATAGTGGCAGCTGCCTTTGGTCTACTTACCGGGATGAGTGCCTGTACCAAGAACTTTGAAAGCTACAACACCGATAACACTGGTGTGTCGAACGGACAGCTGGGGCCTGACTTCAATTCTGTGGGGTTATTCCTCAAAACTGCGGAAATGTCTATCCTTAACTTTTCCGGCGGTGGCGACCCTAACTCCTACCAGGTTCAACAAAACCTGAATGCGGATATCTTTTCCGGTTATTTCATGACACCTAATCCCTTCAGTGCTTCCAATAACTCCAACTACGGGCTGGTTACTGGCTGGAATGGAGAAGCATTCAAAGTAGGTTATCTCAATATAATGGCAGGCATGGTTACCATGCAGAAAAGCGGCATCGACAAAACCTATCCGCAGGTTTGGGCCGTAGCACAGGTGGTACAGGTAGCTGCAATGAGCCGGGTAACCGACATTTACGGGCCTATTCCTTATAGCAAAGTAGGTCAGGGTTTGGTTAATGTTCCGTACGACAGCCAGGAAGATGTATATAAACAATTCTTCCAGCAACTGGATGCTGCCACACAAACCCTGCGTGCCCAGATCCAGGGTGGGAAACCGCTGCCGTTCGACTTCTCCGGATTTGATGTGGTATATGGCGGTAACTTCACTCAATGGTTACGCTTTGCCAATTCACTCCGCCTGCGCCTGGCCATGCACATCAGGTTTGTGTCGTCAGCTGCAGCCCTCGCGAAATCTGAAGCAGAAAAAGCCATGGACCCGGCCAACGGAGGTCTGATCACTGATAATGCCGATAACATGAATGTGAAGGTACTCGGTGCATTCAAAAACCCGCTGGTAGCTATTGCTGTTAACTGGGCTGATATCCGTATCGGTGCATCTATCCAATGTTACCTCTCCGGTTATAAAGATCCCAGGATCACCCGCTATATGGATAAATCAACCGACGGCACCTTCCCTGCCAAATACCAGGGAATCCGCATCGGCAGTATCGTAGATAAAGACAAATACAAAACCTATTCTTCCCTGAATGTAAACGATGGATCATCTCCGGCATTCAGCTTCACCACACCCGTGCAGGTAATGACGGCCGCTGAAGTATACTTCCTGCGGGCAGAAGCAGCCATGATAGGCTGGAATAATGCCGGGGGCAGCGCTCAACAGCTATACGAACAGGGAATCAATACTTCTATGGTACAATGGAACGTAAGTGCGCCTAATTATATCACCGACGCTACCAGTGTACCGGATGGATATACGGATCCAAAAAACAGTGCTAATAACGCCAACAGCCCAAGCAGCATTAAGATCAAATGGGATGAAGGCGCCAGCCCTGCTGAGAAACAGGAGCGCATTTCCACCCAGAAATGGATCGCCATGTTCCCGGAAGGTCAGGAAGCCTGGACTGAATTCCGTAGAACCGGTTACCCGAAAATGTTCACTGTTGTTAATAACAACAGCGGTTCCCAACAGATCAGTACCACTTTGGGTGTAAGGAGATTACCATTCCCGTTAAATGAGTACAGCACTACACCGCAAACTGTTAACGATGCAATCAAACTGCTGAACCCACAAGTAGATTTGGGTAATACCCCCGTTTGGTGGGATACCCGTCAATAA
- a CDS encoding FecR family protein has translation MSMTEIRVLLEKYRNDDISQDELLRLKRLVTGNDYEPEIKADILAALHNQTPDQGWQQADEAAILQQILSTPGSTRFITGRRIWYAAAAVLLGAVLTGGGWYFFHQPRKQVVVVQTQVPLAPGSNKAMLILADGKAIPLDSANMGALAQQGNTSIVNTQDGLKYKAGGAAAEAVYNTVSTPKGGQYQLTLADGSKVWLNAASSIRFPTAFTGKDRQVEISGEAYFQVAANAGQPFKVKVKGRSEMEVDVLGTSFNIMAYPDEQAITTTLEEGAVQLVHGQSHSLLKPGYGGSLEAGADEFTIGQADLEQALAWKEGKFRFRNTNIQTIMRQMARWYNIDVTYEGDLSDIRLTGIISRRENATALLRILSTTKRVHFDVNDNRILVKPYDPQQ, from the coding sequence ATGTCCATGACTGAAATACGGGTATTGCTGGAAAAATATAGGAATGACGATATCAGTCAGGATGAGTTATTGCGCCTGAAAAGGCTGGTGACCGGGAACGATTACGAGCCTGAAATCAAGGCGGATATTCTTGCTGCCCTGCACAACCAAACGCCCGATCAGGGCTGGCAGCAGGCAGACGAAGCAGCAATACTGCAGCAAATCCTTTCTACGCCCGGCTCAACGCGATTTATAACCGGCCGGAGGATCTGGTATGCTGCTGCAGCGGTTTTACTGGGAGCAGTGCTCACCGGCGGTGGATGGTATTTTTTTCATCAGCCCAGGAAACAGGTGGTAGTGGTTCAGACCCAGGTACCATTGGCGCCCGGTAGTAACAAGGCGATGCTGATACTGGCTGACGGGAAAGCGATTCCGTTGGACAGTGCCAACATGGGTGCACTTGCTCAACAGGGCAATACCAGTATTGTGAATACCCAGGATGGGCTCAAATATAAAGCAGGAGGAGCTGCTGCGGAAGCGGTATATAATACGGTGTCCACTCCCAAAGGCGGTCAGTATCAGCTGACGCTGGCAGACGGCAGTAAGGTGTGGTTAAATGCTGCGAGCAGTATCCGGTTCCCAACGGCATTCACGGGGAAAGACCGGCAGGTAGAGATCTCCGGGGAAGCCTATTTCCAGGTAGCAGCCAATGCAGGCCAGCCTTTCAAAGTAAAAGTAAAAGGCAGGTCAGAAATGGAAGTGGATGTACTTGGTACCAGCTTTAATATCATGGCGTATCCCGATGAACAGGCCATTACCACTACCCTGGAAGAAGGCGCTGTACAACTGGTACACGGCCAATCTCACAGCCTGTTGAAACCCGGCTATGGGGGCAGCCTGGAAGCCGGAGCAGATGAATTTACCATTGGGCAGGCCGACCTGGAACAGGCCCTGGCCTGGAAAGAAGGGAAGTTCCGGTTTCGCAATACCAATATTCAAACTATCATGCGCCAGATGGCCAGATGGTATAATATAGACGTTACCTATGAGGGTGATCTGTCAGATATACGTTTAACGGGGATCATTTCCCGTAGAGAGAATGCAACAGCGTTATTAAGAATTTTATCAACAACAAAACGGGTTCACTTTGATGTTAACGACAACCGGATATTGGTAAAACCATATGATCCGCAGCAGTAA
- a CDS encoding gamma-glutamyltransferase: protein MFRILLSLSLLAGFTANVQAQQTQKPPLHGKNWMAVTGKPLAATAGAMIFQQHGNAVDAACAMLAATCTMWDVLSWGGETQALIYNPKTKKVIAINALGVAPTGATAAFYKSKGYDFPPEYGPLAAVTPGTPGGLCYMLAEYGTMSLKQVLAPAMEMAAGYPIEAQTANSIERGKKYIKQWPYSKAVFLTHPGEKREAPEAGEIFIQRDLLATLSKMVEAEQEALRKHKTRKEAIMAAYDRFYKGDIATEFVRGCQEQGGLITMEDLAKWKPVEEEPLHINYKGIEVYKLQEWTQGPVLLQSLNILENFDLKAMGYNSPAYIHTIYQTMNLAFADRDFYYGDPGFNTNPAIKGLLSKEYAKARAGQINPAKNDAAAGPGDPYPYIGKTNPYLHFLPERRLLADTSREHRPGGFVPKHDAALVTPGAGVQQLYASNIPDSAYLDRLWRGTTSVEAADKDGWVVSVTPSGGWLPACIAGKTGVGMSQRAQSFVLDSVLCPFNVIAPGKRPRVTLTPSLALKDGLPFLCFGVQGGDTQDQNLLQFFLNITEFGMTVQEATEAANINTNQLWLSLGGTAIKDRAPRPGSILINKNTSEKNRQTLEQMGYHLSFGERTSGPINAIFIDRVHGTLWGGSSNHGEDYGIGW from the coding sequence ATGTTCCGCATATTACTCTCCCTCTCGCTGTTAGCTGGATTCACGGCTAATGTACAGGCGCAGCAAACACAAAAGCCACCATTGCATGGAAAAAACTGGATGGCGGTAACCGGCAAGCCGCTCGCAGCTACCGCAGGTGCCATGATTTTTCAGCAACATGGCAATGCAGTAGATGCAGCCTGCGCAATGCTGGCAGCCACGTGCACCATGTGGGATGTGTTGAGCTGGGGCGGAGAAACACAGGCACTGATCTATAACCCCAAAACAAAAAAAGTTATTGCCATCAACGCGTTGGGTGTTGCGCCTACGGGCGCCACTGCTGCGTTTTATAAAAGCAAGGGATACGATTTTCCTCCTGAGTATGGTCCATTGGCAGCGGTGACACCAGGTACTCCCGGCGGCCTCTGTTATATGCTGGCGGAATATGGAACCATGAGTTTAAAACAGGTACTGGCTCCGGCTATGGAGATGGCAGCAGGGTACCCGATAGAGGCGCAAACGGCCAACAGTATTGAGCGTGGGAAGAAGTATATTAAACAATGGCCTTACAGTAAAGCCGTTTTTCTGACGCATCCGGGCGAAAAAAGGGAAGCACCTGAAGCAGGCGAAATTTTTATTCAGCGGGATCTGCTGGCTACGCTCTCCAAAATGGTGGAAGCAGAGCAGGAAGCACTGCGGAAGCACAAGACGCGGAAAGAGGCTATCATGGCGGCATACGACCGTTTTTACAAAGGGGATATAGCAACGGAGTTTGTAAGAGGATGCCAGGAACAGGGAGGGTTGATTACGATGGAAGACCTGGCAAAATGGAAACCGGTAGAAGAAGAACCGCTACATATCAATTACAAAGGTATTGAAGTATACAAGCTGCAGGAATGGACACAGGGACCTGTGTTATTGCAAAGCCTGAATATCCTCGAGAACTTTGATCTCAAGGCAATGGGGTACAATTCCCCGGCATATATTCACACCATTTATCAGACGATGAACCTGGCTTTTGCGGACCGTGATTTTTATTATGGCGATCCCGGGTTCAATACTAATCCTGCTATTAAGGGATTGCTCAGCAAGGAATATGCGAAAGCAAGAGCGGGGCAGATCAATCCTGCGAAGAATGATGCTGCTGCCGGGCCTGGGGATCCATATCCCTACATCGGGAAAACAAATCCCTACCTTCATTTTCTGCCGGAGCGGCGGCTGCTTGCCGACACCAGCAGGGAGCACAGGCCGGGAGGGTTTGTGCCAAAGCATGATGCTGCGTTGGTTACACCGGGTGCAGGTGTTCAGCAGCTTTACGCCTCAAACATCCCCGACAGCGCCTATCTCGACCGTTTATGGAGGGGTACTACCAGTGTGGAAGCAGCGGATAAAGACGGCTGGGTAGTATCTGTTACTCCCAGCGGAGGTTGGTTGCCCGCCTGTATCGCAGGGAAAACGGGAGTGGGTATGAGTCAGCGCGCGCAGAGTTTTGTACTCGACTCGGTGCTCTGTCCTTTTAATGTAATTGCCCCCGGCAAAAGGCCCCGGGTAACGCTTACACCTTCCCTGGCATTGAAGGATGGCCTGCCGTTCCTTTGCTTTGGCGTACAGGGTGGCGATACGCAGGATCAGAATCTGTTACAATTCTTCCTGAACATCACCGAATTTGGTATGACCGTGCAGGAAGCGACTGAAGCCGCCAATATCAATACCAATCAGTTGTGGCTGTCGCTGGGCGGCACTGCAATCAAAGACAGAGCTCCCCGCCCGGGAAGTATCCTGATCAATAAAAATACCTCTGAAAAAAACCGGCAAACATTGGAACAGATGGGTTATCATCTTAGCTTCGGAGAGCGCACCAGCGGTCCTATAAATGCCATTTTCATAGATCGTGTTCACGGCACCCTGTGGGGTGGCAGCAGCAATCATGGAGAAGACTATGGCATTGGATGGTAA